In one Trichosurus vulpecula isolate mTriVul1 chromosome 8, mTriVul1.pri, whole genome shotgun sequence genomic region, the following are encoded:
- the LOC118829357 gene encoding RNA polymerase II-associated factor 1 homolog: MAPTIQRQAQREDGHRPGPHRTLQERSGVVCRVKYCNSLPDIPFDPKFITYPFDQNRFVPYKATSLEKQHKHDLLTETDLGVTIDLINPDTYRIDPSALLDPADEKLLEEEIQAPASSKRSQQHAKVVPWMRKTEYISTEFNRYGISNEKPEVKIGVSVKQQFTEEEIYKDRDSQVAAIEKTFEDARRSISQHYSKPRVTPVEVMPVFPDFKMWINPCAQVIFDSDPAPKDTSGSAALEMMSQAMIRGMMDEEGNQFVAYFLPVEETRRKRKRDQEEEMDYGPDDVYVYKIAREYNWNVKNKASKGYEENYFFIFREGDGVYYNELETRVRLSKRRAKAGVQLGTNALLVLKHRDMNKKELEAQEARKAQLENHEPEEEEEEEMEIEKEAPGSDEEQEKGSGSEMEGSEEEEEGQSGSESDQEEEESEKSGSGEDKVEEESSEGEARAARDKEEIFGSDADSEDEEEDGEGQAKGSGEDEEEESGSDPGPEQHSPSPSFLSGSDHSAQEDSSEGSTSDSCEENSD, translated from the coding sequence ATGGCACCGACCATCCAGAGGCAGGCTCAGCGGGAAGACGGCCACAGACCTGGCCCCCATAGGACCCTGCAGGAGAGGTCCGGGGTGGTCTGTCGCGTCAAGTACTGTAACAGTCTTCCGGACATCCCTTTCGATCCCAAGTTCATCACTTACCCCTTTGACCAGAACAGGTTCGTCCCATATAAGGCGACCTCTCTGGAAAAGCAGCACAAACACGACCTGCTCACAGAGACGGACCTGGGGGTCACCATCGACCTCATTAACCCGGACACCTACCGAATCGACCCCAGCGCTCTGCTAGATCCGGCGGATGAGAAGTTACTGGAGGAAGAAATCCAGGCCCCGGCCAGCTCCAAAAGGTCCCAGCAGCATGCAAAGGTGGTCCCCTGGATGAGAAAGACCGAGTACATCTCCACGGAGTTCAACCGTTACGGAATCTCCAATGAGAAGCCCGAGGTCAAGATCGGGGTGTCCGTGAAGCAGCAGTTCACCGAGGAGGAGATCTACAAAGATCGGGACAGCCAGGTCGCAGCCATCGAAAAGACCTTTGAGGATGCCCGCAGGTCCATTTCTCAACACTACAGCAAGCCGAGGGTGACGCCTGTCGAGGTGATGCCCGTTTTCCCGGACTTCAAGATGTGGATCAATCCCTGTGCCCAAGTGATCTTCGACTCTGACCCAGCCCCAAAGGATACCAGTGGTTCTGCAGCCCTGGAGATGATGTCTCAAGCCATGATCAGGGGAATGATGGATGAGGAGGGCAACCAATTTGTGGCCTACTTTCTGCCAGTGGAAGAGACCAGGCGAAAACGGAAGCGGGACCAGGAAGAGGAGATGGACTATGGCCCAGATGATGTCTATGTCTATAAGATTGCAAGGGAGTACAACTGGAATGTGAAGAACAAGGCTAGTAAAGGCTATGAAGAAAACTACTTTTTCATCTTTCGAGAAGGTGATGGGGTCTACTACAATGAGTTGGAAACCAGAGTCCGCCTCAGTAAACGTAGGGCCAAGGCTGGAGTGCAGTTAGGCACCAATGCCTTACTGGTGCTCAAACACCGGGACATGAACAAGAAGGAACTGGAAGCTCAGGAAGCTCGGAAAGCACAGCTGGAGAACCATGAgccagaagaggaggaggaagaggagatggagatagagaaagaggcTCCAGGTTCAGatgaagaacaggaaaaaggAAGTGGCAGTGAAATGGAaggaagtgaggaggaggaggaggggcagtcAGGAAGTGAGAGTgatcaggaagaggaggagagtgagaagagtgggagtggagaggaCAAAGTTGAGGAAGAGAGCAGTGAGGGTGAGGCCCGAGCAGCCCGAGACAAGGAGGAGATCTTTGGAAGTGATGCTGACtcagaggatgaggaagaggatggggaaggTCAAGCCAAGGGCAGTggagaggatgaagaagaggagagtgGCAGTGATCCAGGGCCTGAGCAGCACAGCCCTagtccttccttcctcagtggcAGTGACCACTCAGCCCAAGAGGATAGTAGTGAGGGGAGCACTTCTGATTCCTGCGAGGAGAACAGTGActga